One window of the Pseudomonas sihuiensis genome contains the following:
- a CDS encoding type II toxin-antitoxin system Phd/YefM family antitoxin: MTYAVLADVAASVTELKKDPMGTIREGGGETVVILNRNEPAFYAVPPARYEAMLELIDDLQLAEIVRARAGEPTVRVDIDDLIAQAGGAD; encoded by the coding sequence ATGACTTATGCGGTTTTGGCTGACGTTGCCGCGTCAGTTACAGAACTCAAAAAAGATCCTATGGGAACCATCCGCGAAGGCGGCGGTGAAACGGTTGTGATCCTCAATCGAAACGAGCCTGCATTCTATGCTGTGCCCCCCGCACGCTATGAAGCCATGCTGGAGCTGATTGACGATCTACAACTGGCTGAAATCGTACGCGCTCGGGCTGGTGAACCTACTGTACGAGTAGATATCGATGACCTCATCGCGCAAGCCGGCG
- a CDS encoding HigA family addiction module antitoxin has protein sequence MRQILRDALLSTTQHGAQVTCARQHRSLNSPCAIHPGELLREAFLKELGMTHSALARALNVSASTIRDIVRERRNITAVMAIRLGRYFGTSAQLWMNLQSVHSLAKAYAECGDEIEREIKPFRMTNQSPP, from the coding sequence GTGCGGCAAATCTTGCGGGATGCGCTCTTAAGCACTACCCAGCACGGCGCGCAGGTAACCTGCGCACGGCAGCATCGCTCGCTCAATTCCCCTTGTGCTATCCATCCCGGCGAACTGCTGCGCGAAGCATTTCTGAAGGAGCTCGGGATGACGCACTCCGCGCTTGCTCGTGCGCTGAATGTGTCAGCCTCGACCATCAGAGACATAGTGCGGGAGCGACGGAACATCACTGCTGTCATGGCCATACGGCTTGGCCGCTACTTCGGGACCTCAGCCCAGCTCTGGATGAATCTGCAGAGCGTGCACTCTCTGGCCAAGGCGTACGCTGAGTGCGGCGATGAGATTGAAAGGGAAATAAAGCCTTTTCGAATGACCAACCAATCTCCCCCCTGA
- a CDS encoding FitA-like ribbon-helix-helix domain-containing protein, producing MASLTIRMDDDLKQRLRAQASRNGRSMA from the coding sequence ATGGCTAGCCTGACCATCCGCATGGACGACGACCTCAAACAACGCTTGCGCGCCCAAGCATCCCGCAATGGGCGCTCGATGGCATAG
- a CDS encoding BRO-N domain-containing protein — MEESYVPLLLMRHNRPLRGVMIDRQPWVCAKEFGLLMGHRHPERICRLMDDDQVRTVIFRTHQGDAEPVQVLSESALYRALCRFSHPENRHLRRWLTHEALPALRDAWEHRAQEPKRTLMAWDRQRISLLEWQGDLWIALRDMPRFAPPPATGERSLRALLNRWWR, encoded by the coding sequence ATGGAAGAAAGCTATGTCCCCTTGCTGCTGATGCGCCACAACCGCCCGCTGCGTGGCGTGATGATCGACCGCCAGCCCTGGGTCTGCGCCAAGGAGTTCGGCCTGTTGATGGGGCACCGCCACCCGGAGCGGATCTGCCGGCTGATGGATGACGACCAGGTACGCACGGTGATCTTCCGCACTCACCAGGGCGATGCGGAGCCTGTGCAGGTGCTCAGCGAATCCGCGCTTTACCGCGCCCTGTGCCGTTTCAGCCATCCCGAGAATCGCCATCTGCGCCGCTGGCTAACTCATGAGGCACTGCCCGCCCTGCGCGACGCCTGGGAGCATCGCGCACAGGAACCCAAACGCACGCTGATGGCCTGGGATCGCCAGCGCATCAGCCTGTTGGAATGGCAAGGCGATCTGTGGATCGCCCTGCGCGATATGCCGCGCTTCGCCCCGCCGCCGGCAACCGGCGAACGTTCGTTGCGTGCTCTGCTCAATCGCTGGTGGCGTTGA